The stretch of DNA CCCAGGGTGGGGAGCGGAGGAACGCTGGGTCTGTCGGCGCTGCTTCTCCTCGAACGATGGGACCGCCACGGCGTGCGCAAACTGTGGGCAGATGCGCGACGCAGGCGCGTCTCCCGACGCCGCGGACGGGTGGACCGGCGGGGCGCCCGCACAGCCGGCCGGGGGGCAGGGCCGCCAGTTTCCCTGGCGACTCGTCATCTACGGCGTCATCGCCCTGGTTGTCATCGGGGGGTCGGTCTTGTTCGCGGCTCGCCGGGGCGACAGCGGCGAGATCGTTGACGCCGGGAACCTGAGCGTCTTCGACCTCCAGGAGGGTGACTGCTTCGACGCGGGCCTCAATTCCAGTCAGGTCACCGAGATCTCGGAGGTGCATGCCCTTCCGTGCGCGGAGCCGCATGTGTACGAGATGTTCTCGGTCGCGGACTACCCTGCCGGCGAGTCTCCCTCCGCGGCCGACGAGGACTACACAGCGTGGGAGAGGGACAACTGTCTCGGCCAGTTCGAGGCGTACGTTGGCCTCGACTACGACTCCTCGATGTACTACATCAGCGCCCTGATTCCGACCGACTCCTCTTGGGCGCAAGGGGACCGCACGTTGATGTGCTTCCTCCATACCGATGGGGAATCGGCGCTCACCGGTTCGGCACACGGCGCGGCGCAGTAAGTTCAGCTGGGCAGAGGAAGGTTCAGCCCGAAGCCAGCTCCGCGAAGCGTGCCAGGGCGTTGGCCAGGCGCATCTGATCGGGCGTTCGGGCCCGGACACGGAGCAGGCTGGGCGAAGCGACCAGCACCGCGACGCAGCGCGCCCGCGAAGTTGCCACGTTGAGCCGATGCCCGCTGTACAGGAAGCCCATCCCGCGCGGCGCGTCCTCGGCGGATGACGAGGCCATGCTGTAGATCGAGATCGGCGCCTCCTGGCCCTGGAACTTGTCCACCGTGCCCACCCGCGCCTGGGGCAGGAGACGCGCGATGGCGCCAACCTGGGCGTTGTAGGCGGCCACGATAACGATCTGCGACCAGTCCACCGGCCGCTCGTGGCCGTGCTGGTCGATCCATGTTGCGCCCCCGTCGACCAGAGCCTCAGCCAGGTCGGCCACGACCCGTGCTTCCTCCACCGAGGCGTTGTCGTTCGCCTCGTGCACGACCGCCACCAGCCGCGGGCCGGTGCCCGAGGTGGGATCCGGTCCGCGCAGGTCTTGACCGATGAGTTGTGGCTCGGGCTCGAGCCGCCCTTCGTAGAAGACCTCCGAGGTGTACGCGCACAGGTCCGGGTGAAGCCGCCAGGTCGTTTCCAGGAACAGGCCCAGATCGTCGGGCATGGTGGCCGACGTGCCGAGGAGGTGTGCCAATGCCGATCGATCCGCGCCTGGCGGATGCGCGCCCTGAAGCGGCTGATCGAGTTGCTGCGGGTCGCCCAGCAGGACCAGGGACGACCCGCCGGACGCGGCCGCCAACGTGTTGGCCAGCGACATCTGTCCCGCCTCGTCTACGAACAGCACGTCGACGGCTCCAACCATGTCGTCGCGGGCCCACAGCCACGCCGTTCCGGCGGCCACGGCCGCGGTGCGGGCATGGAGTGCGGTGCGCACCTCGGCGTTGTCCGTTGTGACGCGCACCGACCGATGGTCGAAGCCGTCCTCGTCATCGGTCACCTTCTGGATGATCCCGATCTCGACCCCGGCTTTGTCGGCGGCCTCGGTGAGCTGGGCGAGAAAATTCCCGATCACCCTGTGGCTGTTGGCGGTGATGCCGACGCGCCGCCCTTGGCGGACGAGGTCGAGCGCCATATGCGCTCCGCTGTACGTCTTGCCCGATCCGGGCGGCCCCTGGATTGCGAGGGTTGAGCGGTCCACGGCCAGCGCCAACCGACGAGCGGCCTTGAGGTCTGTCTCCCCCGGCTGGCGAAGCGAGCCGCCCGTTGGCTGGCCGACCCGGGGCGGACGGCGAAGGAGCAGGTCGCAGGCAGCCCGATGGGGTCCGTCGGCACCCAGGCCGTGGTCGGCGACCCATTCCCCGAGCCGCATTAGCGCGTTCTCCATCACGCCGGCGCCGTAGCGGTCGAAAGGAACCAGAGCGGTGGGATGCGGATCCGATCGACTCTTGGCCCGCTTGAGGTCAATGGTGCGCCCGGCCTCATCGATGGCCACCACTTTGCCCGCGTCACGCCCCGTGGCCGGGTCGACAACGCCGTGGCCCTCCCTCACGTCGTACTCCTGGTCCGGGAACCAATATCGGTGCACCAGCGACTTCTTGACCGTGTCCACGATGCCGACGTACTCGAGCCCGGCAAGCGGCTCGCTGGCCTCGATGCGCTCGGCATCGGTCATCCCCATGAGGTGGTAGTAGAGCCACCACACGCTCTTGTCCTCGCGACGGTGCCAGGACAGCAGCTGGGCCAGGAGCCAGCGCGCCTGCTGGTCCGGGTCGCGCCCAATTTCGGGGACCCCGGCCGTCAGCCGGCCGGCCAGGGCGGCGACCTGTTCCTGGCGCGCACTGAGCTCCTGTCCGGGGTCCGGCTCGCGGGGACCGGGACGGGGGACCGCATGCCCGGCCAGAGACTCGAGTTCGAGGCGGCGTTCCTCCAGCCACTCTCGCAGGCGGCGTGTGCTCACGACATCGTCGCGGTTGTAGCCCTCGATCCGCTGGAGGTGATCGGCCGCCGGGCGCTCACCTTCGTTCAGCTCCAGCCACTGCTCGAAAGCCACGATGCTCGACCCCGCGTCTCGCAGGTCGACGCTTCGGGTGAAGCCGTAGATGGGTTCGAGGTGCTTCAGGCCATAGCTCTCGACCGAGGCCCGCAGGCTCTGCCGGACGACCCGATGGAGGTCGACCAGGGCACCGCCGCGGAGTAGGCGGTCCACCTCGTCCTCCCGGGTGGCGTGGCGACCCATGAGCCGCTTCAGCGCGGTCGGCTCGTACGGGGCGAAGTGGTAGATGTGGGCATCGGGGTATTGCCACAACCGGGCCGCAAACAGGTCCATGACGGATTCGAAGGCGCCCTTCTCGCCGGTGGCGCTGAAGTCGCCGTTCGCGTCGGCCGACCATGTCGCCTGCCAAGTGCCGTCGAGGTCCATCACCCCGAAGAGGTACTCGAGCCCGTCTTCGGCCGCGTACGGGTCTCCTTCGATGTCGAAGAACAGGTCGCCCGGTGACGGCACGGGAAGCGACGCCAGGCCGAGCTCGGATGGGATCGGCTCACCGGTGGGCGGCTGGAACAGCTCGTACTGGAGCCGGCCCTGCAACCGTCCCTCCAGCTGAATGCGGGCTTGTTCGCGGACACGCTCGAGGGCTGCCGCGCTGGTGCCTTCCAGGTGCGGGCTGACGGGGACCGGGAGCGTACCCAGCGCTTCCAGGGTGTCGACTCCGCGGCCCTGGAGGCTGCGCCGCTGGCGAGCACTGATCCCGGCCACCAGGCTGAGATGGTCGTCCGCCCGGCGCCGAGCCTGGCAGTCCAGCCGCCAACGGCAGACGTCGCAATGCTCGACCGGATCAGGGTAGGTGGCGCTCGGCGGATACGCCGCCGGCGCGGCCGCCGGCCCCACCGAGTCCTCGAAGCGCTGCCGCGCGGCGCGGTAGTACGCCATGAAGTCAGCCACCCGCAGGGTTCGCTGCCCGCCAGCCGAGCCACCCAGGACGACGTGCAGCCACTCCGGCTCCACGCCCTGGATGGCGGCCAGCAGGTCGATGTAGGTGCAGATCTGCAGGACCGCGCCCGCCTTGACGTGGCGGGCCAGCTTGGTATCCGCGACCTCGTAGTGGTAGGCGCCCCAGTGGCTGGGTCGGCCTCTGCTCTCCACCCGGAGCAGGAAATCGGCATGGCCTCGCCAGCGGCCGTCGAAGAACGTGGCCTGGTAGATCACGTCCGCGCCCGCGGTCATTGCCGTCGTCGTTTCCTCTGCGGCCGCCCGCAGCTCGGCGCCGTGGTCCTGGCTGGACCCGTCGCGAGCGATCTCCACGACGCTCCGCCCGTCGGCCCGGAGGAGGTCCAGGTAGCGCCGTTCGTGCAGCTCGCCGCGACGCCGCAGGACGTCCAGCTCCGGGTCGTCCAGCACGGGGCGTGCGACCAGCCCGGCGAGGGCGGCCCGTTCCAGGGCGGTGAGGTGCTCGCACTCCAGAAAGCCGACAAGGTCGCTGGCCGAGTAGACCGGCGCTCCGTCGATCAGCTGCACGCGGCGACCCTGCTGCTCACTTCGCGGTACGTCGGAAGCTGGCCAGCCAAGCCTGGGCCCCGCCCTGGCCGAGCCGGGTCTCGAACTGGACCGCCACGATGGAATCGGTCTGCCAATCGTCGGCGAAGGTGGCTTGAAGCTCGGCTTGGGTCACGCGCCGCGGACCCCACCCGGTCGGCTCGGCCTCGGAGAAGCACATGATGTGCAGCCCGCTGTCCGGCGCGCTGAGCGCGCGCATGCTGGCTGCATAGCGGGGCCGGTCCTCGTCGGGCAGGGTGTGGAAGCAGCCGCAGTCGATCAGGGTGTCGAACGTCCGGCCCACCGCGCCCGGATCGAGCGCGTCCGCGGCCAGGAACACGACCGGCAGGCGCCGGGCGTGGGATTTCACCATCGCGCGCTCGATGGCCACATTCGACACGTCGATGCCCCAGACCTCGTGACCTCGCTCGGCCAGGTAGAGCGCGTTCTCGCCGGTCCCGCAACCGACGTCCAGGACGCTGACGCCCACGCGCCCGGCCGCGTCGAGGTCCATGAGCGCCCGCTGCGGGCGGCCGATGTCCCACGGCGGTTGCCCCCGATACGCGTCGTCCCAGGTCATGAGCCCAGTCTAGAACCGGCCACCCCGCCGCTGCGGACGCGTCGCGGACCTGCCATTCTTAGTCGTCACCGTCGCGCAAAGGAGTGCCTCCATGGATCTGATCGAACGCATCGACGCCCTCATCCAGGACCGTCATCTGCTGTCCCATCCGTTCTATACCCGCTGGCGCGAGGGAACGCTGCCAGTCGAGGCCATCCAGGAGTACACGCGCCAGTACTACGCGTTCGAATCCGCCTTCCCGCGCCTGCTGTCAGCCATCCACAGCCGGACTGAAGACCCCGTGGTGCGGCAGTCGATCCTCGACAACCTATGGGACGAGGAGCACGGCGAGGTCAATCACGCCGAGCTGTGGCTGCGCTTTGCCGAGGGCATGGGCGTCGAGCGCGACGAGGTGCGCGGCGCCGAGGCCAACGCCGGGACCCGGGCACTGATGGAGACCTACTGGGGCCTGGCCACTGATGGCTCGCCGGCCGCCGGCATCGCGGCCCTGTACGCCTACGAGGCCCAGGTCCCCGAGGTGGCGGCCGAGAAGATCAACGGCCTTCGTGAGCGGTACGGCATTGACGACGATCGGACGCTGGCCTTCTTCACG from Chloroflexota bacterium encodes:
- a CDS encoding septum formation family protein; protein product: MRDAGASPDAADGWTGGAPAQPAGGQGRQFPWRLVIYGVIALVVIGGSVLFAARRGDSGEIVDAGNLSVFDLQEGDCFDAGLNSSQVTEISEVHALPCAEPHVYEMFSVADYPAGESPSAADEDYTAWERDNCLGQFEAYVGLDYDSSMYYISALIPTDSSWAQGDRTLMCFLHTDGESALTGSAHGAAQ
- a CDS encoding TM0106 family RecB-like putative nuclease: MQLIDGAPVYSASDLVGFLECEHLTALERAALAGLVARPVLDDPELDVLRRRGELHERRYLDLLRADGRSVVEIARDGSSQDHGAELRAAAEETTTAMTAGADVIYQATFFDGRWRGHADFLLRVESRGRPSHWGAYHYEVADTKLARHVKAGAVLQICTYIDLLAAIQGVEPEWLHVVLGGSAGGQRTLRVADFMAYYRAARQRFEDSVGPAAAPAAYPPSATYPDPVEHCDVCRWRLDCQARRRADDHLSLVAGISARQRRSLQGRGVDTLEALGTLPVPVSPHLEGTSAAALERVREQARIQLEGRLQGRLQYELFQPPTGEPIPSELGLASLPVPSPGDLFFDIEGDPYAAEDGLEYLFGVMDLDGTWQATWSADANGDFSATGEKGAFESVMDLFAARLWQYPDAHIYHFAPYEPTALKRLMGRHATREDEVDRLLRGGALVDLHRVVRQSLRASVESYGLKHLEPIYGFTRSVDLRDAGSSIVAFEQWLELNEGERPAADHLQRIEGYNRDDVVSTRRLREWLEERRLELESLAGHAVPRPGPREPDPGQELSARQEQVAALAGRLTAGVPEIGRDPDQQARWLLAQLLSWHRREDKSVWWLYYHLMGMTDAERIEASEPLAGLEYVGIVDTVKKSLVHRYWFPDQEYDVREGHGVVDPATGRDAGKVVAIDEAGRTIDLKRAKSRSDPHPTALVPFDRYGAGVMENALMRLGEWVADHGLGADGPHRAACDLLLRRPPRVGQPTGGSLRQPGETDLKAARRLALAVDRSTLAIQGPPGSGKTYSGAHMALDLVRQGRRVGITANSHRVIGNFLAQLTEAADKAGVEIGIIQKVTDDEDGFDHRSVRVTTDNAEVRTALHARTAAVAAGTAWLWARDDMVGAVDVLFVDEAGQMSLANTLAAASGGSSLVLLGDPQQLDQPLQGAHPPGADRSALAHLLGTSATMPDDLGLFLETTWRLHPDLCAYTSEVFYEGRLEPEPQLIGQDLRGPDPTSGTGPRLVAVVHEANDNASVEEARVVADLAEALVDGGATWIDQHGHERPVDWSQIVIVAAYNAQVGAIARLLPQARVGTVDKFQGQEAPISIYSMASSSAEDAPRGMGFLYSGHRLNVATSRARCVAVLVASPSLLRVRARTPDQMRLANALARFAELASG
- a CDS encoding class I SAM-dependent methyltransferase translates to MTWDDAYRGQPPWDIGRPQRALMDLDAAGRVGVSVLDVGCGTGENALYLAERGHEVWGIDVSNVAIERAMVKSHARRLPVVFLAADALDPGAVGRTFDTLIDCGCFHTLPDEDRPRYAASMRALSAPDSGLHIMCFSEAEPTGWGPRRVTQAELQATFADDWQTDSIVAVQFETRLGQGGAQAWLASFRRTAK
- a CDS encoding CADD family putative folate metabolism protein — translated: MDLIERIDALIQDRHLLSHPFYTRWREGTLPVEAIQEYTRQYYAFESAFPRLLSAIHSRTEDPVVRQSILDNLWDEEHGEVNHAELWLRFAEGMGVERDEVRGAEANAGTRALMETYWGLATDGSPAAGIAALYAYEAQVPEVAAEKINGLRERYGIDDDRTLAFFTVHSTLDLVHSGAERDAIRRTTETEPESDAALAATSRALDAWWGFLDAVNV